The Chitinibacter bivalviorum genomic interval CGATTACGCTTCGCTAATCGTACCTACAGCTCTAATTTGGCTAAAGTTTGTTTTTAATTTTATTTAGTAAATTATTAAAATAATCTCTATTGATATTAACTACATGTCTACATAATGCTTTTGTGAGCCCATCAACTTCAGACTCATCCAGAAGTAATCCTTTAGACAAGTCATAAATCTCACTATGTTTTTTTGCCTTTAGTGACTTTTGTATGGCAGTACGTACTAGTTCATCTGTGGAGGATGAATATTCCATAATAAAATTGATGCCATCTTGGTTGTTTAATTGCTCTACAATCCATTTCTCCGGCCAGAGAACGGAGGGTAAATAGTCAATTCTATCAGAAAACCACTCTTTATCAGCATCGGTTGTAACCTCCATTCTACTTTCAAACAAGTTCAGATTTTTAATCTTATTGGCTGATTTATCTCCATCAAGGATAGAAAACACCTCGCCTCGATGATCCTTACGACTCGCACTCATTTGAGTGATTACCGCTGAGGAAGAACCAACTACAACGATATTAGTACGTGAACGTAACTCAGAGTCGCATGCGGCAATTAGAATTGATTTTGCAACGTTATCTTCTACGTAAATAGTAATCTCGCCACTACACTTCTCACCCAATCGACCTGCTGCAAATTCAGAAGAAATACCTGATTTTACAAGCGTTCCAGAGTTGCCTGATTCAATAAAATATCTTGATTCCGGTGGAATCGCCTCCAAAATCAACGGAGAATGAGTCGTAAAAATGAACTGCATTTTTTTATTAAAAGCAATATCTTTCAATCGCTGCATCAAATTCCTTTGAGCAATACCATGCAATCCAAGTTCAATTTCATCGACTAA includes:
- a CDS encoding ATP-dependent nuclease yields the protein MRYLYSQRDKDNSKWFGNDYTRATLRKVALLKGGVRGLKKFTINFEYPIAAIAGKNGSGKSTLLAMIACAYHNKANGYSLPDRKQKYYTFSDFFIVASGEFPVEGVSIRYDFMHDKWRAEKDEDKTGIKYQLRNKNKGGKWNDYDQRVKRNVLFFGINRFVPHAEKSTSKSYKARFKSITRGELEEVVLNDVAFVLGLNYSEFEYRHHSGYRLPVVKNGEVVYSGFNMGAGENSLFDLLYHIHACPDGSIVLVDEIELGLHGIAQRNLMQRLKDIAFNKKMQFIFTTHSPLILEAIPPESRYFIESGNSGTLVKSGISSEFAAGRLGEKCSGEITIYVEDNVAKSILIAACDSELRSRTNIVVVGSSSAVITQMSASRKDHRGEVFSILDGDKSANKIKNLNLFESRMEVTTDADKEWFSDRIDYLPSVLWPEKWIVEQLNNQDGINFIMEYSSSTDELVRTAIQKSLKAKKHSEIYDLSKGLLLDESEVDGLTKALCRHVVNINRDYFNNLLNKIKNKL